The nucleotide window CCGGCCCACGGGCGCGTCCAGGTACTCCAGCGCGTGCTCGGCGATCTCGGCGGCGATCTCGGCGCCCACCCCGCCGCGACGGCGGTCCTCGTGGGCCACCACCACGCGGTGCGTGCGGCGCACGCTCTGCATCACCGTGTCCAGGTCCATCGGTACCAGGCTGCGCAGGTCGATCACCTCCGCCTCCACGCCCTCCGCCGCCAGCGTCTGCGCGGCCTCCAGGGCCATGGCCACGGTGGAACCGTAGCCCACGAGGGTGAGGTGCCGGCCCGGACGGCGCACCGCGGCCTGACCCAGCGGCACGCTGAAATCGGCCTCCGGCACCTCGTCGCGCACCCGGCGGTACAGGAACTTGTGCTCCAGGTACAGTACCGGGTTGTCGTCGCGGATGGCGGAGACCATCAGCCCCCGGGCGTCGTACGCGGTGGCGGGAGCCACGATCTTGAGCCCCGGCGCGTGGAAGAAGTACGCCTCGATGTTCTGCGAATGGAACGGGCCGCCGTGCACCCCGCCCCCGGAGGGGCAGCGCACCACCATCGGGACCTTGAATCCGAAGCGGTAGTGCAGGGTGCCGGCGTTGTTCACCAGCTGGTTGAACGCCAGCGAGATGAAGTCCGCGAACTGCATCTCGGCCACCGGCCGAAGTCCGCGCAGGGCCATTCCGATGGCCATGCCCACGATGCTGGACTCCGCCATCGGGGTGTCCAGCACCCGGGCCTCCCCGAACTCCTCGAGCAGGCCCTCGGTGACCTTGAACGCCCCGCCGTACGCGCCGATGTCCTCGCCCAGGCACACCACGCGGCGGTCGCGGCGCATCTCGCCGCGCAGTCCCTCCCGGATGGCCTCGATGTAGGTGCGCGCCGGCACGGTCATACCCCCCCGCCGAGGGTGCGGCCGGAGCCGCCCTCGGCGTACACCCCGCGCGCCGCCTCGGCGGGCTCGGGCATGGGGCTCTGCTCGGCCCACGTCACCGCGGCGTCGATCTCCCCGGCCACCCGCTCGGTCCACGCCGGCACGTCCGCCTCGTGCAGCACGCCGTGGCGGAGCAGGTAGCGCTCGTAGCGCGCCACCGGGTCGCGGCGCCGGCCCTCCTCGATCAGTTCGCGGGGCACGTACTGCGCGGGGTCGTGCACCGAGTGGCCCATCATGCGCATGGTCTCGCACTCGAGCATCGTGGGCCCCTCGCCGCGGCGGCCGCGTTCGGCGGCCCGGCGCGCGGCGGCGTACACCGCCAGGATGTTGTTGCCGTCCACGCGCACCCCGGAGATGCCGTAGCCGGCGGCGCGGTCGGAGATGTGCTCGCAGCGGTACTGCCGGTTCACCGGCGTGGAGTAGGCAAAGCGGTTGTTCTCGACCACCAGGATGAACGGGATGTCCAGGACCGCGGCGAAGTTCAGGGCCTCGTGCACCTCACCGATGCTGGAGCCCCCGTCGCCGATGTAGCTCATGGTGACCACCGTGCGGCCGAGGACCCTGCCGGCGTAGGAGATGCCCACCGCCACCGGCAGCATGGCCCCGATGTGGCTGATGCAGCCCACGATCCCCAGCTCCGGGTTGGCCAGGTGGACGTTGCCGTCCTTGCCGCCGGTGGGGCTGGTGGCCTTGCCCATGTACTGGGCGAAGATGTACTTGAGCGGCTGCCCGCGGGCGATCTGCGCGCCCAGGTCGCGGTGCAGGGGCAGCAGCACGTCGCCCGGGCCCAGGGCGAAGGCCGAGCCCACGGTGGTGGCTTCGTGCCCGTAGCCGGGGTACAGCCCGCCCACCACCTTGCTCTGCTTGAACAGGCTCACCAGGCGCAGTTCCAGCTCGCGCGCCAGGCGCACGTGGTGGTAGAGGCCGATCAGCGTCTCGCGGGGGATGTCCCCGTAGTCGTCGTCCGGGATCTCGACGAGGTCGCTGGTCGCGCGGGGCTCGGACATGGGTGGCCGGATTCCTGACAGGTGGGGGTGGGGCGGCCGATGATCAAGCCCACGATAGCAGCCTCTCACGGCCGGTGACAAGCGGCGCGGATTTCTGTGCTATCCTGCCTCGTCACGTCCACCTTCAACCATGGAGTCCGCATGGCGACCACAGTCCAAGCGGCGGCCGCGCCCGGGGATCCCAAGCCTTCCATAGGGAACCAGATCGGCTCGCTTCCGCGCTCCTACTGGATGGTGAACATCATCGAGATGTTCGAGCGCCTCGCCTACTACGGCGTGCGCGTCGTGATCCCCATCTACATCGCGCAGGCCGACGCCATCGGAGGCCTGCACTTCACCATGGCGCAGAAGGCCAACATCTTCGCCATCTGGGCGGCGGTGCAGACCTTCGTGCCGCTGTTCTCGGGCGGCTTCGCCGACCGGTACGGCTACAAGCGCACCATTGCGGCGGCGGTGGCCATCAACGTGATCGGCTACCTGCTCATGGCCACGCAGCGCGAGTACCTGCCGTTCCTGCTGGGCTGCTGCACGCTGGCCTTCGGCACGGCCATCTTCAAGCCGGGGGTGCAGGGCACGCTGTCGCAATCGCTCTCCAAGGTGAACAGCGGCGTGGGCTGGGGCATCTTCTACATGATGGTGAACGTGGGCGCGTTCCTGGGCCCGCCGCTGGCCCACGAGCTGCGCGGCCTGTCGTGGCCCATGCTGTTCATGGGCTGCGCGTGCATCATGGCGCTCAACTACCTGATGCTGCTGACCTACCCCGAGGTGGGGGCGGGCGGCCACGGCGAGGCGACCGAGGTGAAGAAGCGCGGCGTCTCCGACTTCGTGCGCCTGGCGGTGCTGATCGGGATCGGCCTGGTGCTGGCCCGGGTGCTGTTCTGGGGCAACCACAACGCGGCCGTCGCCAGCGTGGTGGACCTCACCATCTTCGGGGTGCTGCTGCTGATCCTGAAGGGCCAGGCCCAGCCGGTGAACAAGCAGACCGGCACGCCGCTGGACGTGCTGGTCACCACCTTCAGGAACCTCATGCAGCCCACGCTGCTGGCGTTCATCCTGATCATGTCCGGCTTCTGGCTCATGTTCATGCAGCTCTTCGACCTGCTGCCCAACTTCATCGAGGACTGGGTGGACAGCTCGCAGATGGTCGCGGCGCTGCACGTGCCGCAGTTCATGCTGCAGCAGGGCTCGCTGCGCGGGCCGCAGATGTCCCAGGAGTGGATGATCAACTTCGACGCCGGCCTGGTGATCGTGGGCGTGGTGTTCGTCTCGTGGCTGGTCTCGCGCATGCGGCGCATCATGTCCATCACCATCGGCATGGTGATCGCCACCGCCGGGCTGGTGCTCTCCGGCTACACCACTTCCGGGTACCTGTGCCTGCTGGGCATCCTGGTGTTCGCGGTGGGCGAGATGCTGGCCTCCCCGAAGCTCAACGAGTACCTGGGCGTGATCGCGCCCCCGGGCCAGAAGGGCCTGTACATGGGCTACGCCAACGTACCCTTCGCGATCGGCTGGGTGAGCGCCTCCAAGCTGGGCGGCTACGTGTACGGCGAATGGGGCGAGAAGGCCAAGCTGGCGCAGGACTACCTGGCGCAGCACCACCAGATCACCGGCGTGTCCCGGCCGGAGGCGATGCAGAAGCTGCTGGCGGTCACCGGCCTGAACCACGTGGACGCCACCAGCATGCTGTGGAACGCCTACCACCCGGGCCGGCTGTTCTTCGTCTTCGGCGTGGTCGGCATGCTGTCGGCCCTGCTGATGCTGGCGTACTCGCAGTGGGTGAAGGGCATGGAGTCGCACAACGTTTGAGCGACCCTGAGGACCGCGGCACGGAGGGCACGCTGGCGCTGGTGAGCCTCGCGGAGCGCCCCGACCTCCGCGAGGCCATGAACGCGCACAACCGCGCGGCGTGGCCGGAGCTCATGTTTCACGACCCCGTCGCCAACCGGCTGTGGGGGAACCTGTACGAGCACTTCGCCGGGTTCCAGCTGCTGCTGCTGGAGCCCGGCGGGCGCCCTTGCGCCGCGGCGAACTCCGCGCCGCTGCGCTGGGACGGCACCGACGCCGACCTGCCCGCGGGCTGGGACGACCAGTTCGAGCGCACCGTGGCGGACCGCGCCGCCGGTCGCGAACCCGACACGCTCGGGGCCCTGCAGATCGTGGTGGCGGGCTCCCGCCGCGGCGACAGGCTCGGCGGGCGGATGCTCGGTGCCCTGCGCTCCCTGGCGGGCGAACGCGGCTTCCGGGCGCTCATCGCCTGCGTGCGTCCCACCCTGAAGGATCGCTATCCCACCATCCCCATCGAACGCTACGCCGGATGGACCCGCGACGACGGGCTGCCATTCGACCCGTGGATCCGGCTGCACGCGCGCCTGGGCGGGCGCATCGCCCGCGCCGCGCCGCGGTCCATGACGATTCCCGGCAGCGTGCAGGAATGGGAGAAGTGGGCCGGGATGGCCTTTCCCGGGAGCGGCGACTACGTGGTGCCGGGCGCGGCGGCCCCGGTGCGCATGGACCGCGAGGCGGGCACGGGTGTGTACCACGATCCGAACGTGTGGATGGTGCACGCGCTGGGGCGTTGAAGCCCGGGACACCCCCTCGCCGGGCCCTCTTTCCACCGCCGCCCACATCGTCCATAATCCACGGTGAGCATCGGCCCGCCGCCCGGTATCCGGGCTGCCGGGCGCGGTTGGGTGGAGGTTTCCCCGGGGGGGATGCATGCCTGCGATCGAATTCTCCGGCAAACAACTGGAAGTCAACGAGGAAGGATTCCTGGTCCGCCCCGGGGAGTGGACCGAGGAACTGGCGCTGTTCCTGGCGAAGAGCGCCGAGGACCTCGACGCGCTCGGGGACGAGCACTGGGCGGTGATCCGCTTCATCCGCGGTCACTTCGAGGAACACGGCTCCGCGCCCATGGTCCGCTCCATCTGCAAGACCACCGGACTGCCGCTGAAGAGGGTCTACGAACTGTTCCCCTCGGGCCCCGCGCGCGGCGCGTGCAAGCTCGCCGGCCTGCCCAAGCCGGACGGCTGCGTGTAGCCGCCATGGCGCCGCCCCTGCAGATCGCGGTGCTGGTGAGCGGGGCGTGGGCCCTGGGGGCGCTGGCCACGGAAGTGCTGCGGTCCCGCGCCCGCGGGCGGCCGCGGTATTTCTCGAGACCCGCCGGGGATCCGCGCCGCGGCGTGCTCTACGCTTTCGGGCCCGGGATGTCACCCACCGCGAAGGAGAGCACCCGCGAGAACCTGCCGGCGTGGGTCGCGGGGGTGGCGTATCACCTGGGCATCTTCGCCTCGCTCGCACTCCTGGCAGTGCATGTCGCAGGTGCCGGGCCCGCAGGATGGCCGCTGCGCGTGTTCCGGGCCGTGGCCGCCGTGGGCGCGCTGGCCGGCGCCGCGCTGCTGGCGAAGCGCCTGGCCGACTCCCGCCTGCGGCGCCTGAGCGTGCCCGATGATCTCCTGGCGAACATCCTGTGCACCGGCCTCTCGGCGCTGACCTCCGCCCGCGCCCCGGGCGCCCCGGTCGAGCCGCTGTGGCTCGCGTGGGGCACGGCGCTGCTGCTGTACATCCCGCTGGGCAAGATCCGGCACTGTTTCTTCTTCTTCACCACCCGCGCCTTCATGGGCGCGCACTTCGGGCGGCGGGGCACGTTCCCGCCGCCGGCGTAGGGGGGCGCCGTGGCCACGCACAAGGACGCGCTGGATGAGCGGCTGGAGCGGCTCACGCCGGAGGACTTCCGGCGCGGCCTGCGGGCGTTTTCCGCGAAGATCCGCGAAGCCGAGTCCTCGTGGCTCCAGACATGCGTGCGCTGCGGCCTGTGCGCCGACTCGTGCCACTACTTTCGGGCCGACGGCGAGCTGGAGTCCATCCCCGCGTACAAGCTGGAGCTGGCGGCCTCGGTGTTCCGCCGCAACTTCACGGCCGCGGGCCGCCTGGCGCCCGCGCTGGTGGGGGCGCGCTCCCTGGATAAGGAAATGGCACGCCGGTGGATCGAGGCGATCTTCGGCCGGTGTTCCCTGTGCGGGCGGTGCAGCCTGAACTGCACCACCGGCGTGCACATCGCCGGAGTGCTCCGCGCGGCGCGCGGGGCGCTGGCCGAGATGGGACTGGTGCCCGACGACCTGCAGGCCACGGTGGACCTGAGCCTCTCCACGGGCAACAACATGGGCATCACCCGGCAGGACTGGCTCGACACGGTGGAGTGGATCGGGGAGGAGCTGCGAACCGAGACGGGCGATCCCGCGGCCGGCATCCCCGTGGACAAGACCGGGGCGAAGGTACTGTTCACGGTGAACCCGCGGGAGCCGAAGTTCTACCCGCTGTCGCTGCAGGCCAGCGCGGCGGTGTTCCACGCGGCGGGCGAGGACTGGACCGTGGCCAGCGAGGGCTGGGACCTCACCAACTACGGGCTGTTCACGGGCAACGTGGAGCAGGGTCGGGCGATCTCGGAGAACCTGGTGCGGTCCATGGAACGGCTGGGCTGCCGGACGCTGGTGATCGGCGAATGTGGCCACGGCTTCGCCGCGGCCCGCTGGGAGGCGCCCGAGTGGCGCCAGGAGGGCTACCGTTTCGAGGTGCGCAGCTTCCTCGAAGTCATGGAGGATTATCTCCTCGAGGGGCGCATCCGCGTGGACCGGTCGCGGCACCCGGGGAAGGTCACGCTCCACGACCCCTGCAACCTGGTGCGCAGCGGTGGGGTGTCCGAGCCCCAGCGCACGGTGTTGCGCAGGACGGTGACGCGCCTGGTGGAGATGAGCCCCTGCGGCCGGGAGAACTTCTGCTGCGGCGGTGGCGGTGGGCAGCTGTCCATGGCCCGCTTCCGGGCGAAGCGCCTCCAGGCCGGCTCGGTGAAGGCGGAGCAGATCCGGAAGACCGGCGCGGCCACGGTGGTGGCCCCGTGCCACAACTGCATCGACCAGTTGATGGAGTTGAACCGGGAGTACAAGCTCGGGGTGGCCATCAAGACCGTGGCGGAGATGGTGGCGGACGCCCTGATCCGGCCTGCGTGCGCAGGCATGAGAGGTGAAGCATGAACCCAGTTGCGAGCAATCCCCACGACATCCGATGTCCCGTGGACACACCCCCGGCCGGCCTGATCTACCTCGACAACGGCGCCACTTCCTTCCCCAAGCCGCCCGGCGTGTACACCTTCATGGACCATTTCTACCGGCACGCCGGGGTGAACCCCGGCCGCTCCGGCTATGACCTGTGCCTGGAGTCCGGCCACCTGGTGGAGGACACGCGCAAGCTGCTCACGGAGTTCTTCCACGGCAGCGATCCCAACCGGCTGGTGTTCGGCCACAACGCCACCGACGCGCTGAACCTGGCCATCTTCGGGCTGCTGCAGCCCGGGGACCACGCCGTCACCACGCGCCTGGAGCACAACTCCTCGCTGCGGCCACTGTGGCACCTTCAGGCGAGCGGCGTGGAAGTGGACTGGGTGGACTTCGACGACCGCGGCTACGTGGACCCCGGGGAAGTGATTGCGAAGCTCCGTCCCACCACCCGAGCCGTGGTGGTGAACCACGCCTCGAACGTGACCGGCACGGTGCAGCCAGCCGGGGAGATCGGCCGCGCGTGCCGGGCGCGGGGCATCCCCATGGTGCTCGACGTGTCGCAGACCGCGGGCATGGTGCCGGTGGACGTGGAGGCGCTGGGAGCCGGGGTGGTGTGCTTCACCGGCCACAAGTCCCTGATGGGCCCGATGGGCACCGGCGGCATGTACGTGGCCGAAGGGGTGGAGTTGCGGCACACGCGCGCCGGGGGCACCGGGGTGCGCAGCGCGCAGCGCTTTCACTTGGACGAGTACCCCTACCGCATGGAATACGGCACCCCCAACCTTCCGGGAATCGCCGGGCTGCACGCCGGCGTGATGTGGGTGATGGAACAGGGCCTCGGGAACCTGCACCGCCGCGAAATGGCGCTGTGGACGAGGCTGCGGGACGGCCTGCGGGAGATCGAGGGCGTGACGCTGTACTGCCAGGACTCCGCGCAGGACCGGATCAGCGTGCTGCTGTTCAACGTGGACGGCCTGGAGGCGCTGGACACCGGC belongs to Candidatus Eisenbacteria bacterium and includes:
- a CDS encoding alpha-ketoacid dehydrogenase subunit beta, whose product is MTVPARTYIEAIREGLRGEMRRDRRVVCLGEDIGAYGGAFKVTEGLLEEFGEARVLDTPMAESSIVGMAIGMALRGLRPVAEMQFADFISLAFNQLVNNAGTLHYRFGFKVPMVVRCPSGGGVHGGPFHSQNIEAYFFHAPGLKIVAPATAYDARGLMVSAIRDDNPVLYLEHKFLYRRVRDEVPEADFSVPLGQAAVRRPGRHLTLVGYGSTVAMALEAAQTLAAEGVEAEVIDLRSLVPMDLDTVMQSVRRTHRVVVAHEDRRRGGVGAEIAAEIAEHALEYLDAPVGRVAALDTPVPFSPPLEEFYLPNAAKVLEVARNTARY
- a CDS encoding thiamine pyrophosphate-dependent dehydrogenase E1 component subunit alpha — encoded protein: MSEPRATSDLVEIPDDDYGDIPRETLIGLYHHVRLARELELRLVSLFKQSKVVGGLYPGYGHEATTVGSAFALGPGDVLLPLHRDLGAQIARGQPLKYIFAQYMGKATSPTGGKDGNVHLANPELGIVGCISHIGAMLPVAVGISYAGRVLGRTVVTMSYIGDGGSSIGEVHEALNFAAVLDIPFILVVENNRFAYSTPVNRQYRCEHISDRAAGYGISGVRVDGNNILAVYAAARRAAERGRRGEGPTMLECETMRMMGHSVHDPAQYVPRELIEEGRRRDPVARYERYLLRHGVLHEADVPAWTERVAGEIDAAVTWAEQSPMPEPAEAARGVYAEGGSGRTLGGGV
- a CDS encoding MFS transporter, coding for MATTVQAAAAPGDPKPSIGNQIGSLPRSYWMVNIIEMFERLAYYGVRVVIPIYIAQADAIGGLHFTMAQKANIFAIWAAVQTFVPLFSGGFADRYGYKRTIAAAVAINVIGYLLMATQREYLPFLLGCCTLAFGTAIFKPGVQGTLSQSLSKVNSGVGWGIFYMMVNVGAFLGPPLAHELRGLSWPMLFMGCACIMALNYLMLLTYPEVGAGGHGEATEVKKRGVSDFVRLAVLIGIGLVLARVLFWGNHNAAVASVVDLTIFGVLLLILKGQAQPVNKQTGTPLDVLVTTFRNLMQPTLLAFILIMSGFWLMFMQLFDLLPNFIEDWVDSSQMVAALHVPQFMLQQGSLRGPQMSQEWMINFDAGLVIVGVVFVSWLVSRMRRIMSITIGMVIATAGLVLSGYTTSGYLCLLGILVFAVGEMLASPKLNEYLGVIAPPGQKGLYMGYANVPFAIGWVSASKLGGYVYGEWGEKAKLAQDYLAQHHQITGVSRPEAMQKLLAVTGLNHVDATSMLWNAYHPGRLFFVFGVVGMLSALLMLAYSQWVKGMESHNV
- a CDS encoding GNAT family N-acetyltransferase, whose amino-acid sequence is MSDPEDRGTEGTLALVSLAERPDLREAMNAHNRAAWPELMFHDPVANRLWGNLYEHFAGFQLLLLEPGGRPCAAANSAPLRWDGTDADLPAGWDDQFERTVADRAAGREPDTLGALQIVVAGSRRGDRLGGRMLGALRSLAGERGFRALIACVRPTLKDRYPTIPIERYAGWTRDDGLPFDPWIRLHARLGGRIARAAPRSMTIPGSVQEWEKWAGMAFPGSGDYVVPGAAAPVRMDREAGTGVYHDPNVWMVHALGR
- a CDS encoding TusE/DsrC/DsvC family sulfur relay protein, with product MPAIEFSGKQLEVNEEGFLVRPGEWTEELALFLAKSAEDLDALGDEHWAVIRFIRGHFEEHGSAPMVRSICKTTGLPLKRVYELFPSGPARGACKLAGLPKPDGCV
- a CDS encoding (Fe-S)-binding protein; its protein translation is MATHKDALDERLERLTPEDFRRGLRAFSAKIREAESSWLQTCVRCGLCADSCHYFRADGELESIPAYKLELAASVFRRNFTAAGRLAPALVGARSLDKEMARRWIEAIFGRCSLCGRCSLNCTTGVHIAGVLRAARGALAEMGLVPDDLQATVDLSLSTGNNMGITRQDWLDTVEWIGEELRTETGDPAAGIPVDKTGAKVLFTVNPREPKFYPLSLQASAAVFHAAGEDWTVASEGWDLTNYGLFTGNVEQGRAISENLVRSMERLGCRTLVIGECGHGFAAARWEAPEWRQEGYRFEVRSFLEVMEDYLLEGRIRVDRSRHPGKVTLHDPCNLVRSGGVSEPQRTVLRRTVTRLVEMSPCGRENFCCGGGGGQLSMARFRAKRLQAGSVKAEQIRKTGAATVVAPCHNCIDQLMELNREYKLGVAIKTVAEMVADALIRPACAGMRGEA
- a CDS encoding aminotransferase class V-fold PLP-dependent enzyme; the protein is MNPVASNPHDIRCPVDTPPAGLIYLDNGATSFPKPPGVYTFMDHFYRHAGVNPGRSGYDLCLESGHLVEDTRKLLTEFFHGSDPNRLVFGHNATDALNLAIFGLLQPGDHAVTTRLEHNSSLRPLWHLQASGVEVDWVDFDDRGYVDPGEVIAKLRPTTRAVVVNHASNVTGTVQPAGEIGRACRARGIPMVLDVSQTAGMVPVDVEALGAGVVCFTGHKSLMGPMGTGGMYVAEGVELRHTRAGGTGVRSAQRFHLDEYPYRMEYGTPNLPGIAGLHAGVMWVMEQGLGNLHRREMALWTRLRDGLREIEGVTLYCQDSAQDRISVLLFNVDGLEALDTGTMLDVDYNIACRTGLHCAPMVHERLGTDKIHGAVRMGIGPFNTPEHMDVAIRAVREIAESRRGRKG